The Bifidobacterium sp. WK012_4_13 genome contains the following window.
GCCCAATAGTCCATCGCAATGGTCCTGAATTGTACCTCGACCGGCGTGAAATGCTGCCCGCTTGTCAGGAACACCGGAACCGCATAGATCACATGAAGGCTGCGATACCCGTTCTGCTTGGGGTTGCGGATGTAGTCCTTGACGCGCAGAACCTGAATGTCGGACTGGTCTGAAAGGTATCGAGAGACGGAATAGACGTCATCGCGGTAGTTGCAGACCACCCGTATCCCAGCCACATCGAAGAGATTGTTCTTCACCGCATCCATCGTCACAGGAAGCTTCTTGCGCTGAAGCTTGCCTATGATCGAGGTCATGCTCTTCAGACGCCGTTCCATGTGATGAATGGGGTTATGGCTGAACCGTACCTGGAATTCATCGTCGAGTATCTCCAACTTGGTGCTGATCTCGTGCATGGCACCTTCATA
Protein-coding sequences here:
- a CDS encoding GTP pyrophosphokinase family protein; amino-acid sequence: MNSAELEQSLQSIETMPGSSLSKGDIADFLDLMQVYEGAMHEISTKLEILDDEFQVRFSHNPIHHMERRLKSMTSIIGKLQRKKLPVTMDAVKNNLFDVAGIRVVCNYRDDVYSVSRYLSDQSDIQVLRVKDYIRNPKQNGYRSLHVIYAVPVFLTSGQHFTPVEVQFRTIAMDYWASLEHQLRYKSNLPDERLSEHSQTLLDCAKSLQNVEVQMQSIHRDISGSPQETESPQAAAQS